The genomic interval TGCCGGACGTGTACGTCGTTCTCCGCGAGGGCATCGAGGAGAGCGACGAGGTGAAAGCCGAGATAATCGCCGCCGTCGAGGAGGAGATCGGGAAGTTCGCCCGCCCCGCGAACGTCGTCTTCGTGGACGACCTCCCGAAGACGCGCTCGGGGAAGATAATGCGCCGCCTGCTGGAGAACATCTCCAACGGCGACGAACTGGGTAACACGACGACGCTGCGGGACCCCTCCGTTCCGGAGCGCATCCGCGAACAGGTCCACGGCGACTGACCGGCCCGACCCTTCCCGTTCTCGACGCCGTCCGCGCGCCCGCGAGCGACGCGCCGGCGCGGACGGAAACCGTCCGTTCGCGGCTTCCTCCCGCTGGCTTGGGATAATTATATCGGTCGTTTATGTACCATTAGTTCCTGGCAACCTCTGGCGTGAGTCAGAACACCATGGAACGACGTGACGTACTGAAGGGTGCCGGGGCGGCGGGCATCGCCGGCCTCGCGGGCTGTATCGGGGGCGGCGGCGGCTCCTCGGAGTACCCCGAACTCGGGAACTACCCGGTCGAGGGCGACGAGGTGACGCTCGGGTTCAACGTCCCCCAGTCGGGGGCGTACGCCTCCGAGGGGAACGACGAACTGCGGGCGTACAACCTCGCGGTCGAACACCTCAACAACGGCGGCGGCTGGGTCGATATGTGGGACGACCTCTCGTCGGGGGGTATCCTCGACAAGACCGTGACCTCGGTGTCGGGCGACACCGCGACCGACCCGGCCACGGCCGAGGAGTCGGCGACGCAGATGATACGGTCGGACGGGGCCATCATGATAACCGGCGGGGTCTCCTCGTCGGTCGCCATCTCCCAGCAGAAGCTGTGTCAACAGGAGCGCGTGCAGTTCATGTCCTGTCTGACCCACTCGAACGCGACCCAGGGGGCCGACTGCGTCCGGTACGGCTTCCGCGAGATGCACAACGCGTACATGACGGGGAAGGCGCTGGCGCCCATCCTCGTCGACCAGTTCGGCGAGGACCAGAACTTCTACTCGATGTACGCGGACTACACGTGGGGGACCTCGAACCGCGACTCGATGAAGGAGTTCCTCGAGGAGCGAGGCTGGAACCAGGTGGAGGCGGCGCCGACGCCGCTCGGCACCTCGGACTTCTCGCCGTACATGCAGGACGTGCCGCGCGAGGAGACGGACGTACTGCTGCTCATCCACTTCGGCGCGGACGCGGCGAACTCCATCCCGGCGGCGTTCGACGCCGGCCTCGACGACGACATGGAGATCGTCGTCCCGCTGTACGACAAGATCGCGGCCAACGCGGCGAGCGACAACATCGACGGCGTGCTCGGCACCGTCGACTGGAACTGGCAGGTGGACAACGAGTACTCGAACGCCTTCACCGAGGCGTACCGCGAGGCGGAGGGGACGGCCCCGTCGTACGCGGCCCGGCTGGCGTACTCCGCGACGATGCGGTACGCCGCGGCCGTCGAGCGCGCGGAGACGTTCTACCCGCCCGAGGTCATCCGCGAAATGGAGGACCAGACGTACAGCAACACCGGCATCGGCGAGGCGGAGGCGCGCGCCTGCGACCACCAGTCGATGCGCGACGTGTACGTCGTGGAGGGCCTGCCCGTGGAGGAACAGACCGACGACGCGCTGCTGTCCGTCGTCGGGACCACGGACCGCGACACCGCGGGCTACGCGTGTGACGCGGGACCGGCCGCGAACTGCGAACTGGGCACCTACGGCGACGAGGACAACTGAGCGCCGAGGCCCGCCTCCACGACATATGTCTCTCACTACACCCCTCGACATCGACGGTTCGCCCCCGACCGGCCGGCGCGACCGACCGGAACGCTCGTCCCCCGCGGAGGTGACCGCGGCGTGGTAGACGTCGCCGGTATCCTCATCACCGGCCTCCAGCAGGGGGCTATCTACGCGCTGTTGGGTATCGGACTGACCATCATCCTCGGCACGATGCAGTTCCTCAACCTCGCCCACGGGGCGCTGTACCTCGTCGGCGCGTACACGGGGCTGCTCGTCGTCCGCGAGATATCCGTTCAGGAGGGCGCGCTCGCCGGCATCGTCGCCGACCCGACCGCGTTCGGCATAGGCAGCAGCTTCCTCGTCGCGCTCGTCGTCACGCCGATACTGATGTTCGCCATCGGCGTGGCGATGGAACGGTTCGTCGCGCGGCCGCTGTACGACCGCAGCGAGGTCGAGCAGTTGCTCCTCACGTTCGGGCTGGCGCTCATCGTCGAGGAGCTGGCGCGACAGCTCATCGGCTCGCAGCCGTTCTCCAGCTACGCCCCCGAGGAGCTGTTCGGGGTCGTCGTCTCCGGGCAGGCGAACATCCCCTTCGTGGGGCAGTACCCGCGCTGGCGGTTCGTCGTCATCGGCCTGACGTTCCTGCTCATCGGGGCGACGTACCTCGTCATCGAGCGCACGGACTTCGGGATGGTCGTGAAGGCCGGCACCCGCGACTCCGAGATGGTCCGGCTGCTCGGTATCGACATCACCCGCTCGTACGCGCTGGTGTTCGGGGTCGGCGCGGCGCTGGCCGGTCTCGCCGGCCTCGTCGGCGGCACCATCATCGACGTGGCGCCCGGTATCGGCACGAACAACGCGCTCGTCCCCGCCTTCCTGACGGTCGTCGTCGGGGGCGCGGGCAGCGTCGTCGGCGCCATCGTCGGGGGCATCGTCCTCGGGATGGTCGCCGCCGTGTTCCAGTTCCAGGCGCCCCAGTGGTCACAGATCGTGCTGTTCGGCTTCGTCGCCGTCTTCCTGCTCGTCCGGCCCGAGGGGCTGTTCGGGAGCGTGGAGGTGGGCGAATGAGCGACGACGCGCGGACGGAC from Halosegnis marinus carries:
- a CDS encoding substrate-binding protein; the encoded protein is MERRDVLKGAGAAGIAGLAGCIGGGGGSSEYPELGNYPVEGDEVTLGFNVPQSGAYASEGNDELRAYNLAVEHLNNGGGWVDMWDDLSSGGILDKTVTSVSGDTATDPATAEESATQMIRSDGAIMITGGVSSSVAISQQKLCQQERVQFMSCLTHSNATQGADCVRYGFREMHNAYMTGKALAPILVDQFGEDQNFYSMYADYTWGTSNRDSMKEFLEERGWNQVEAAPTPLGTSDFSPYMQDVPREETDVLLLIHFGADAANSIPAAFDAGLDDDMEIVVPLYDKIAANAASDNIDGVLGTVDWNWQVDNEYSNAFTEAYREAEGTAPSYAARLAYSATMRYAAAVERAETFYPPEVIREMEDQTYSNTGIGEAEARACDHQSMRDVYVVEGLPVEEQTDDALLSVVGTTDRDTAGYACDAGPAANCELGTYGDEDN
- a CDS encoding branched-chain amino acid ABC transporter permease, coding for MVDVAGILITGLQQGAIYALLGIGLTIILGTMQFLNLAHGALYLVGAYTGLLVVREISVQEGALAGIVADPTAFGIGSSFLVALVVTPILMFAIGVAMERFVARPLYDRSEVEQLLLTFGLALIVEELARQLIGSQPFSSYAPEELFGVVVSGQANIPFVGQYPRWRFVVIGLTFLLIGATYLVIERTDFGMVVKAGTRDSEMVRLLGIDITRSYALVFGVGAALAGLAGLVGGTIIDVAPGIGTNNALVPAFLTVVVGGAGSVVGAIVGGIVLGMVAAVFQFQAPQWSQIVLFGFVAVFLLVRPEGLFGSVEVGE